The Abyssicoccus albus genome includes a region encoding these proteins:
- a CDS encoding alkaline phosphatase: protein MKNFKFIIMSILTLVLTLSLVAPNVSNAGASGGNVDKIHSDDSQSCDVDGTPKNVIMLIGDGMNTAYTTAYRHYMNDGDVLNSEPTVFDKYLVGQQTTHSADKGDQVTDSAAAGTAIATGVKTTNGTLGKDPNMNDVRNLGEHAKEQGKSVGIVSTSSVTHATPASFIAHVESRKQEEEVAEQYFDNQVNGEPITDVILGGGQGFFEQDGRNITEEFTKAGYDYVKTAQELASTDNEQVLGLFAEEALAPELDRPESEPHIKTMTETAINKLSTDEDGFFLMVEGSQIDWAGHANDITWGVTDTVAYAEAVQAAIDFAKEDCDTLVLFFADHGTGGLSVGGFGEYKFDTAPIKGMKKNVQAIVKEALESDAPMDVVNNNISFDLLDEEVKAFKKAIKKQDEETAVEVLNNAVNEVTFAGWSTSGHVGDDINTYAFGPGSTKWAGLVDNTDNANILFDLIK from the coding sequence ATGAAAAATTTTAAATTCATTATAATGTCAATATTAACTTTAGTATTAACGCTTTCTTTAGTTGCACCAAACGTATCAAATGCCGGAGCGTCAGGTGGAAACGTAGACAAAATACATAGCGATGATAGTCAAAGCTGTGATGTAGATGGTACACCGAAAAACGTAATTATGTTAATCGGTGATGGTATGAACACAGCTTACACTACAGCATATCGTCATTACATGAACGATGGTGACGTGTTAAATAGTGAACCAACAGTATTCGACAAATATTTAGTTGGGCAACAAACAACACATTCAGCAGATAAAGGAGATCAAGTAACAGATTCTGCAGCTGCTGGTACAGCAATCGCAACAGGTGTCAAAACAACAAATGGAACATTAGGTAAAGACCCTAACATGAACGACGTAAGAAACTTAGGTGAGCATGCAAAAGAACAAGGTAAATCAGTTGGTATTGTATCAACTTCATCAGTAACTCATGCTACACCTGCATCATTCATTGCACACGTTGAATCACGTAAGCAAGAAGAAGAAGTTGCTGAGCAATACTTTGATAATCAAGTAAATGGTGAGCCAATTACAGATGTAATCTTAGGTGGTGGACAAGGATTCTTCGAACAAGATGGACGTAACATCACGGAAGAATTCACAAAAGCTGGATATGACTACGTTAAAACTGCGCAAGAATTAGCATCAACAGATAACGAACAAGTTTTAGGTCTTTTCGCTGAAGAAGCATTAGCGCCTGAATTAGATCGTCCAGAAAGTGAACCACATATCAAAACAATGACAGAAACAGCAATCAATAAATTATCAACTGATGAAGATGGATTCTTCTTAATGGTTGAAGGTTCTCAAATCGACTGGGCTGGTCACGCAAACGATATTACTTGGGGTGTAACAGATACTGTAGCATACGCTGAAGCAGTTCAAGCAGCAATTGATTTTGCGAAAGAAGATTGCGATACTTTAGTATTATTCTTTGCAGACCACGGTACTGGTGGATTAAGTGTTGGTGGATTCGGAGAATATAAATTCGACACTGCTCCAATCAAAGGAATGAAAAAGAACGTTCAAGCAATCGTCAAAGAAGCATTAGAATCTGATGCTCCAATGGACGTTGTAAATAACAACATTAGCTTTGATTTATTAGATGAAGAAGTTAAAGCATTTAAGAAAGCAATCAAAAAGCAAGATGAAGAAACAGCTGTTGAAGTATTAAACAACGCTGTAAATGAAGTAACATTTGCTGGATGGTCTACATCAGGTCACGTTGGTGACGATATAAACACATATGCATTTGGACCAGGTAGCACTAAATGGGCTGGATTAGTTGATAACACTGACAATGCTAACATTCTATTTGATTTAATTAAGTAA
- the treP gene encoding PTS system trehalose-specific EIIBC component, whose product MAVNKEDVKKIIEAIGGKDNVSAATHCVTRLRLALKDDSKVDKETLDQIDLVKGSFKNNNQFQIVIGQGTVDEAYKIFSNEVGIEHGSKEDVKQAATEKMNPLQRFIKMLGDVFIPLLPAIVTAGLLLGLSNLLLESGAIFKNQAVVDAYPQFKGIAEIIKLIAVTPFHFLPALIGWSAMRVFGGSPILGLVLGLILVNPALASQYGLADAQTGEMNEIPTWDVFGLEVQQLNYAAQVLPILIATYCLSVVERFLNKYVHDSIKMLVVGPVALLLVGFLSFVVIGPVAFWLGEQITNFIQMIFENAGWLGGLIYGLVYAPLVITGLHHMFLAVDFQLMSSNLGGTYLWPILAISNIAQGAAAFGAWFMYKRKKMVKEEGLALTSGISGMLGVTEPAMFGVNIPLKYPFISAVITTGLVGILFGSQQVLGKVGVGGVPGIMSINSGFRITFLIGMIIAIILPFVLTVIFSLFAEKKGDKVVKPIDKA is encoded by the coding sequence ATGGCAGTAAATAAAGAGGATGTTAAAAAAATTATTGAAGCCATTGGTGGTAAAGATAATGTCAGTGCGGCTACACACTGTGTTACGAGATTAAGATTAGCATTAAAAGATGATTCAAAAGTTGATAAAGAAACGTTAGATCAAATTGATTTAGTGAAGGGTTCGTTTAAAAACAATAATCAATTTCAAATCGTCATTGGACAAGGTACAGTGGATGAAGCGTATAAAATCTTTTCAAATGAAGTAGGTATTGAGCATGGTTCTAAAGAAGATGTAAAACAAGCAGCTACAGAAAAGATGAATCCATTACAACGTTTCATTAAAATGCTAGGTGATGTCTTCATTCCATTACTTCCAGCAATAGTCACAGCGGGTCTATTACTCGGTTTAAGTAACTTGCTACTTGAATCAGGGGCAATATTTAAAAATCAGGCAGTTGTTGATGCTTACCCTCAATTTAAAGGCATTGCAGAAATTATTAAATTGATTGCAGTGACACCGTTCCACTTCTTACCAGCTTTAATTGGTTGGTCGGCGATGCGTGTGTTTGGAGGTAGTCCGATTCTCGGGTTAGTATTAGGGCTTATTCTAGTTAACCCAGCGCTTGCTTCGCAATATGGACTTGCGGATGCACAAACTGGAGAAATGAATGAAATTCCAACGTGGGATGTGTTCGGACTTGAAGTGCAACAATTAAACTATGCAGCACAAGTGTTACCGATCCTTATTGCAACGTACTGTTTATCCGTTGTAGAACGTTTCTTAAACAAATATGTACATGATTCTATTAAAATGTTAGTTGTTGGACCTGTTGCATTATTACTCGTTGGTTTCCTGTCATTTGTAGTGATTGGACCTGTTGCATTCTGGTTAGGTGAGCAAATTACGAACTTCATCCAAATGATTTTTGAAAATGCTGGATGGCTAGGTGGATTAATCTACGGTTTGGTTTATGCACCACTTGTTATTACAGGTTTGCATCATATGTTCTTGGCGGTTGATTTCCAACTGATGAGTTCTAACTTAGGTGGAACATATTTATGGCCAATCCTTGCGATTTCAAATATTGCTCAAGGTGCTGCAGCATTTGGTGCTTGGTTTATGTATAAACGTAAAAAAATGGTGAAAGAAGAAGGGCTCGCATTGACAAGTGGTATTTCAGGAATGCTTGGAGTGACAGAGCCGGCAATGTTCGGTGTAAATATCCCACTTAAATATCCATTTATTTCAGCAGTCATTACAACGGGTCTTGTCGGAATATTATTCGGTTCTCAGCAAGTGTTAGGTAAAGTCGGTGTGGGTGGCGTGCCAGGTATTATGAGTATTAACTCTGGATTTAGAATAACTTTCTTAATCGGAATGATTATCGCGATTATATTGCCTTTCGTATTAACGGTTATATTTTCATTGTTCGCAGAAAAAAAAGGTGACAAAGTCGTTAAGCCAATTGATAAAGCATAA
- the treC gene encoding alpha,alpha-phosphotrehalase, with product MSLMDWKKSVVYQIYPASFNDTTGNGKGDLRGIIEKLDYLDFLGVDYLWLTPIYESPFNDNGYDISNYYKVNEDFGTKDDFIDLLEQAHDRNIKIMMDIVINHTSTEHPWFLESKKSRDNKYRDYYIWRDGQDGPPTNWESKFGGNAWAYDQETDQYYLHLFDITQADLNWENEEMKQDIYEMINYWLELGVDGFRFDVINLISKDQYIDSPAIGKELYTDGPNVHQYLKELRANTFQDKDVMTVGEMSSTTIEECIKYTKPSRKELNSVFNFHHLKVDYPNGEKWAIMPYDFIELKRILMDWQVGIDQGNGWNAIFWCNHDQPRVVSRFGNDSTEPLRQKSAKMLAITLHCLKGTPYIYQGEEIGMTNPNFNSIDQYRDVESLNAYDIMLKEGKSNTEALNILKEKSRDNSRTPMQWSTNRHAGFTSGTPWIDVAENYKTINVAEAMKDEQSVLYTYKSLIKLRHEHDILTCGSIEPLMMNNESIFAYKRTYQDKELFCVANFSKEAVKSPYEINDNNILIKNDEVIDDILEPYTAIVWVNEIKG from the coding sequence ATGAGTTTAATGGATTGGAAAAAAAGCGTTGTGTACCAGATTTATCCAGCGTCTTTCAATGATACGACTGGGAATGGAAAAGGTGATTTAAGAGGTATTATTGAAAAATTAGACTACTTGGACTTTTTAGGTGTGGACTACTTATGGTTAACACCGATTTATGAATCACCATTTAATGATAATGGGTATGATATTTCCAACTATTATAAAGTAAATGAAGACTTTGGCACTAAAGATGATTTTATAGATTTGCTTGAACAAGCACACGATCGAAATATTAAAATCATGATGGATATTGTCATTAATCATACATCAACAGAACATCCTTGGTTTTTAGAAAGCAAAAAATCTCGTGATAATAAATATAGAGATTATTATATATGGAGAGACGGACAAGATGGGCCGCCAACAAATTGGGAATCAAAATTTGGTGGGAATGCGTGGGCGTATGACCAAGAGACAGATCAATATTATTTACATTTATTTGATATTACTCAAGCTGATTTAAACTGGGAAAATGAAGAAATGAAACAAGATATCTATGAGATGATTAATTATTGGCTTGAATTAGGTGTAGATGGATTTAGATTTGATGTGATTAACTTAATATCGAAGGATCAATATATAGATTCACCAGCTATTGGTAAAGAGCTTTATACGGATGGTCCGAATGTTCATCAATATTTGAAAGAACTTAGAGCGAATACTTTCCAAGATAAAGATGTTATGACTGTGGGTGAAATGTCTAGTACGACGATAGAAGAGTGTATTAAATATACAAAACCATCACGTAAAGAATTGAATTCAGTATTTAATTTCCATCATTTAAAAGTTGATTATCCAAACGGTGAGAAGTGGGCGATAATGCCTTATGATTTTATCGAGTTAAAGCGTATACTCATGGATTGGCAAGTCGGTATCGACCAAGGTAATGGTTGGAATGCAATATTTTGGTGTAACCATGACCAACCGAGGGTTGTTTCACGATTTGGTAATGATTCAACAGAGCCATTAAGACAAAAGAGTGCGAAAATGCTTGCAATCACTTTGCATTGCTTAAAAGGAACACCTTATATTTATCAAGGTGAAGAGATCGGTATGACAAATCCTAATTTCAATTCGATTGATCAATACAGAGACGTCGAAAGTTTGAATGCTTATGATATAATGTTAAAAGAAGGAAAATCAAACACTGAAGCACTCAATATATTGAAAGAAAAATCTCGTGATAATTCAAGAACACCGATGCAATGGTCAACTAATAGACACGCTGGGTTCACGAGTGGAACACCTTGGATTGATGTTGCAGAAAATTACAAAACAATTAATGTTGCAGAAGCAATGAAGGACGAACAATCTGTTTTATACACATACAAATCATTGATTAAATTAAGACATGAGCATGATATATTGACTTGTGGCTCGATAGAACCATTAATGATGAACAATGAATCCATTTTTGCGTATAAGAGAACTTATCAAGATAAAGAATTATTTTGTGTAGCGAATTTCAGTAAAGAGGCTGTGAAAAGTCCTTATGAAATAAACGACAACAACATTTTAATTAAAAACGATGAAGTTATTGATGATATATTAGAACCATATACAGCAATCGTTTGGGTGAATGAAATTAAAGGATGA
- the treR gene encoding trehalose operon repressor, with protein MNRNKYLTIYQTITREILEGKYPYQSILPSENKLVEMYDVSRETVRKALSLLQSNGYIQKLKGKGSVVIFNEANHFPVSQLISFKEIQESLNLHYETIVERFEVVSAKDFPHVQQALKLGDYEKLWKVVRCRVENGKTAIVDIDYFIQSLMPALSEEVAQQSIYEYIEDRLGLTISFSNKAITFEPFDDDDFDYFGETNPPYAAVVRSVVHLDDTRPFQYNVSKHRANEFKFVDFSRRISAQDE; from the coding sequence ATGAATCGGAACAAATATTTAACGATTTATCAAACCATTACTCGAGAAATTTTGGAAGGTAAGTACCCTTATCAATCGATTCTTCCTTCTGAGAATAAGCTCGTTGAGATGTATGATGTATCGAGAGAAACCGTTCGTAAAGCGTTAAGCTTATTACAAAGTAACGGTTACATTCAAAAATTAAAAGGGAAAGGTTCGGTCGTAATCTTTAACGAAGCAAACCACTTCCCAGTATCTCAGCTAATTTCATTTAAAGAAATTCAAGAATCTTTGAATTTACATTATGAAACAATTGTAGAGCGGTTTGAAGTGGTCAGTGCAAAAGACTTCCCTCATGTTCAACAAGCGCTCAAATTAGGAGATTATGAGAAGTTATGGAAAGTTGTGAGATGTAGAGTTGAGAATGGTAAAACTGCAATCGTTGATATTGATTATTTCATTCAATCGTTGATGCCTGCGTTAAGTGAAGAGGTTGCACAGCAATCAATTTATGAGTATATCGAAGATCGTTTAGGTTTAACAATTAGTTTTTCAAATAAAGCAATCACATTTGAGCCGTTTGATGATGATGATTTTGACTATTTTGGTGAGACGAATCCACCATACGCAGCGGTTGTTCGCTCAGTTGTTCATCTGGATGACACGAGGCCATTCCAATATAACGTATCTAAACATAGAGCGAATGAATTTAAATTTGTTGATTTCTCGAGAAGAATTTCTGCTCAAGATGAGTAA